The following DNA comes from Prosthecobacter sp. SYSU 5D2.
CCCTCGGCATTGGCAAAGACAAACGGGCTCGTCGTCTTCTTCGCCACCGGTCCGGCGGCCACCTGTGGCACCGTTGGAGCAAATTTAGTTAGAAAATCCACCCACTTCCAGCCGCCATACCCTTCATGTGCCACGCCCGGCTTCACCGATGCAGGACGGCGCGTCCCCAGGAAGGTCACCTTGGGATTTCCCGGTTCGGCAAACAGCCGCGACAGCTCATTGGCATACACACTCGCGTTGGTCAGGCTGTCTCCCACGATAAGCAGCCGCTTCTCCTTGCCCTCCCCCGCAGGACGCGGGGAAATGTGCAAGGTGGTCTGCGCGGTCTCGATGACCTGGCCCTGTTTGTCTTTCACCGTCACTTCCACCAGGTGCTGCCCGATGTCCGCCTCCGTGGCCGTGACGGTCCATGCCCTCTCCCCAGCTTTACCCAATGCGCAGTCCACCACAAACTCATAAGCATCCGGGTTTTCCGTCAGCACCACATTGTCATAATACAGGCTCATCGGCACTCCCACCACGCCATGCCACGCAGGCGGCAGGGTCAGTTGCAAGGACTCCGCCCCCGCATGAAAGGGAAGAGATAATAATGCAGCGGCGAGGAGGTGGCTGAGACGGTTCATAAAATGAGGCTCCTTACTTTTTCGATTTTTCGCGGATGGTTTTGGCCAGCCACTTGGCCGTTTCATCGCCAATGACATGGTAACCCGCCAGGTTCGGATGCCGGTCGCCAAACCAGTTCGGCAGATGTGCAAAGTGGGCGTCGAGCTGGTTGTCCATCACCACCACCCGATCCGTGTCGCCATGCTTCACCAGGAAAGATTTCACCAGCTCCTGCCTGTCCGCAGGAATCTGCTCCGGGGGAAAGCGGCGATAGTTCAAAGCATTTGGCCCCTGCTTTTTAAGCTCCTCCGCGTAGCGCGGATACAGGTCAAAGAGCGGCAGCTTTTCCTTCTCGGCCACCTCGCGGTTCAGCGCGTTGATTTTCTCACTCGTAGCCTCATCCATATAAGGAATGACCGTCGTCACCACCAGCGTGGCCTGGGGATGATCTTTGCGCAGCCGGCCGATAAGCTCCTGGTAATCCTTCACGTAGTTCGCTTCGAAGTCCTCGCGCTTGTTGTGGTCGTTGATACCATATCGGATAAACACATAATCCAGCCCTGGATGTTTGGCCACGTCGCGGTCATAGCGCGCACCGTCCAGCAGCCCGCGCACGTATTCGCCGCTGCGGCCCACATTGATGACATTGCACGG
Coding sequences within:
- a CDS encoding GDSL-type esterase/lipase family protein; this translates as MNIHLKLGWLWLVMAAVVVPLQVHAEHEGKMQVLLLGDSTTEGIIPRKTHPQGPHLEEVIRILLAAEKDLPPCNVINVGRSGEYVRGLLDGARYDRDVAKHPGLDYVFIRYGINDHNKREDFEANYVKDYQELIGRLRKDHPQATLVVTTVIPYMDEATSEKINALNREVAEKEKLPLFDLYPRYAEELKKQGPNALNYRRFPPEQIPADRQELVKSFLVKHGDTDRVVVMDNQLDAHFAHLPNWFGDRHPNLAGYHVIGDETAKWLAKTIREKSKK